The DNA region CGTAATATGGCTCAAGTTGATTCGGGCTTGGATATTCTGGCACTCGACTTTGATGTGTCTCGCCAACAAATGTCGCAGCTCAGCGCCAATGAGAAATATGCGAATATCAGCCCAGAAGCTGATTATGTATTAATTAAATTGGTGCCTAGCGTATCTCAAAGCCTAGTGACTGGCTTAGTGGCCGATTTAGTCTCGGTGCATCACTGTTCATTACGGTTAAAGGTCGACAATGCGCTTGCGCTTTGTCAGCAACTCAATGTCGCTAATCTCGTCGTGGTCGAAAACCTCGACAGTTTTGATAACTTTTTTGATTATGTATTTGCAACCGATTTGCAGGCCATTATCAATAATTGTGTGGTGTTGTACCGCGGTAGTCATGATCATTCACCCGCAGGTCGAAAGCGTTTTCTACACCAACTTAGCTCATCTGCGATAAATATCATTGGTTTTACTGACCTTGATCCCGCTGGGCTGATGATTGCCAATACGCTTGAGTCTTGCCACAGCATGCTTGTGCCGACGTTGGCACTGGAATCGCCTGAAAAGTTATTAGCGATAACGCAAATAAATTCAACGGCTGACTTTCATAAACAACACAAGCAATGGGCTTATCTTAATCGATTATTGTTTCAGTCTGCATCGACATTGTCTGCGAGTCAGCAATCGAGCTCGTCATCTACAATATATTGTCCGCAATGGTTAACGTTAGTTCACTGGCTTGGGCGTAATAATGTCAGTATTAAGCAGCAGCATATGTTGGCTAACTCTTTACCACTCAGTTTGTTAAATATTCGCCAGTAGTTCTTTACTCGCCACCTAATTCCGTTGCATGCATTTTGAGTCACTCTATTGACCAAACAATTCCAATCTTAAGAATTAAAAAACGGTTTAACCTTTTGTTATATATTGTTTTTATATTCACTAAAAACTAAGCGATTATTTAGTAACCATTTTTGTTAATAAGATGATTGAAATATGTTGCGCTATGTCTCAGTATTTCAACGATCGAAAAGTATAAACACCAGGATTGGTATAACAATAATCAGCAACAGAAGTTGCCATTTCGAATGGGAAATTAGTACATGACAAAATCACTTTCAGCACGGATCTTTATCGGTCTATTTTTGGGCGTTCTACTGGGCAGTCTTGTCCAGTTTGCACTCGCCGACAATGCCTTTTTTGGCGGAACATTAGTGACCTTTGCAAGTGGCATTGGCACCATGTTTGTTAATATGATCATGATGCTTGTAGTACCTTTGGTGTTCGTCAGCATTGTTTGTGGTGTGTGTGAGTTACAAGATTTAAAAAGCTTTGGTCGTTTAGGCGGTAAAACTTTTGGCTTTTATATTATTAATACCATGGTGGCGATCACAGCAGCCTTTGCTGTTGCAATGGTGTTTGAGCCTGGTAAAGGCGTGGATATGTCGAGCAGTGGTTCACTGGATATTACCGCCACAGAATTACCCGACTTAATGTCGTTAATTGTTAGCATTGTGCCCAATAATCCATTTTCCGCTTTTACCTCTGGCAATATGTTACAAGTGATTTTTATGGCGCTGCTAATGGGCGGGGTAATGAAATCAATGGGTGCCTCGGTTGAAGGTGCAGTTAAAGGTTTTCAAACAGCCAATAAAATCATGATGCGTTTAATTTCAGTGGTTATGAGCCTAGCGCCTTACGGTGTGTTTGCATTAATGTTTAAACTAGGTGCAACCTTAGAGCCTGAGATTTTTGTTAGTGTGGTTGAATATTTAGTGCTTATTTTGGCATTATTGTTAATTTGGATTTTTATCGTATACCCATATTCTGTCAGCTTATTTACCCCCATTTCAGCGAAAACCTTTCGCGACAAAACCCAAGAGCAAATTTTATTCTCGCTATCAACAGCCAGTTCTAATGCCACCATCCCAGTCACAATGCGCACATTAACCGACAAGCTTGGTGTGAGTAAAGCGGTTGCCGGTTTTGGTGTGCCACTAGGCGCGACCATGAATATGGGCGGAGTATCGATTTATATTACTATCGCTATTTTCTTTGTTGCCAACGCCTTTGGTATGCCAATCAGCAATGATCAAATCCCATCGTTATTATTCAGTGTGTTTTTACTGTCAGTGGGCGCAGGTGGTGTACCTGGCGGTGGAATGGTGATGATTGGCGTATTGATTTATCAATTAGGATTACCTGTCGAGGCGTTTGTTATTGTTGCTGCATTAGACCGTATTATCGATATGGTATTAACGTCATGTAACGTAGTGGGTGACACCGCGGTATTAACCATTGTCGATCAAACGGAACAAGCACATCAATTAAACAATAAAAAATCTGTTACTGATAATGAATAGTATGATGATGTAATCTATGGTGATGAAAAGCAGTTCAATGATGGCCATTGAACTGCTTTTTACGTTAAGGGCTAAAGTGTATATGTAGATTGTTTGACAAGCGTTGTTACCCTTAACAGAGGCCTGTTAGTCAATTGATGGCTCTTCGCTGTAATCAATACCGTGATAGCTCAAGCAGGTGTCAACTTCATTAGTACTGCCTAAAATCACTGCCACACGCTGGTGGATTGCTGTTGGCTGAATATCTAATATTGTTTCATAACCTGTAGAGGCTTTACCGCCCGCTTGCTCAACGAGTAATGCCATTGGGTTTGCTTCGTACATCAGGCGCAATTTGAATGGTTTGTTTGGATTTTTATTATCTGTTGGATAAGTAAAAATACCACCGCGACATAATACACGATGCACATCGCCCACCATTGCAGCAATCCAGCGCATATTAAATGATTGCTCGCGTGGACCGATGTCACCGAGTAGCAAATCACCAATGTAAGTTTGCATTGGTGCTTCCCAAAAGCGCTGGTTTGACATGTTGATAGCAAATTCTGCTGTGTCTGGAGTGATCTGAACGTTATCGTCGGTCAGTAAAAACTCTTGGCTGTCTGGATCCAGGGTATAAAACTGAGTGCCTTTGCCTGTGGTTAACGCCATCATGGTTGATGGGCCATACAGTACATAACCGGCCGCGACTTGTTTGCGGCCTGCTTGTAAAAAGCTTTGCTCGTTTAACTCACCTGCAGGAGCTGGTAACACAGAAAAAATAGTGCCAACTAAAGAGTTAATATCAATGTTTGAAGAACCATCTAAAGGATCAAAGCACACTAGGTACTCACCTTGGGCATTCACTTCAACCACGTAATCTTCTTCTTCTGATGCTAAACCTCGGACATGGCCGTCGGCTTTAAGCGCATCTTTAAGCATGTCATTGGTGATCACATCCAGTTTTTTCTGGGTTTCGCCTTGCACATTTTCATGTTCAGTCGCACCTAAAACACCTGCTAATGCACCGTGACGAACGGCGCCGCTAATGGCTTTTGATGTGTCAGCTAAGGTTAACAGTAATGTTGTTAAAGACGCATTTACGGCTTGTGCGCTAAGGGTTTGTGCCAAAGTCTGCATGATTTTTCCTATGAGATTTTGCGAGGTTGAGGTTAAGGTCGATGTCATTAATTCTTATGTATAAATCATACCCCACAATGAAGCTAATTTCAGCGATTGTTATCTTGGGTTTTGGTTTTGCTACAAATTAAGGCAAAATGTGGGCGGATTGAATTGCCCAAGGATTAATAATAATGACAACAACATGGAAGCATCATGCTTTGGCGGCATTGTCTGCCGTTCCACTTCTTTTTACCAGCTCGACTTTTTCGGCAACAGCAACAACCCATACAGGCAGCATCATGAACTCTTCGACCACCGCAACACTGACCGCGATCAAAGGTAATACTATGCCTTTGAGTATTGAGCGCATTCACGCATCGCCAGCATTAGCGGGTTCAAGTCCTCGTGGGTTGGCATTGTCACCAGACGGAAAGAGGGTGACCTATTTATCGAGCCGATCAGATAACCAACATTTTTATGATTTATGGCAAATGGATATCGCCACAGGCAAGCGCAGCATGTTGATTAATGCAGATCAATTAGAAGGTGGGGAGCTGTCTGATGAAGAGAAAGCCCGCCGCGAACGCCAACGTATTTACGGTCAAGGGATCATGGAATATTTTTGGTCTGAAGACAGCGCCAGTATTTTAATTCCTGCTGCGGGTAAACTGTATTTATATGATGTTACTAATAATGAGGTCGCAGAGCTAGCAACAGGAGACGGTTTTGCCACCGATGCGCGTTTGTCTCCAAAAGGTCACTTTGTATCATTTGTGCGCGATCAAAATTTATATGTATTGTCGCTTGAAACTAAACTCGTTACCGCCCTAACTACTGACGGTAAAGGGCCAATTAAAAATGCCATGGCTGAGTTTGTCGCCCAAGAAGAAATGGATCGTATGACTGGTTATTGGTGGGCGCCAGATGAGTCGGTCATTGCTTTTACGCGTATTGATGAAACGGGTGTTGAGTTAGTGACACGCAATGAAATTTATGCCGAAGGCATTAAATTAACCGAGCAGCGTTATCCTTATGCAGGTAAGGCCAATGTTGAGATAGCGTTAGGAGTGGTGAGCTTAAAAAGTCGCGATATAAACTGGATTGATTTAGGCAAACAAAAAGATATGTATTTACCACGTGTTGATTGGTTACCAGACAGCCAACATGTGTCATTTCAATGGCAAAGCCGCGATCAGCAAACACTGGATTTACGCATCGCTTCTATAGCCAACCCGAAGCAAGCAGAAACCGTGATTGAAGAACGCAGTAACGCTTGGGTTAACTTAAACAAAGATTTGCACTTCCTAAAGCAACAAGCGGCCTTTATTTGGGGCTCTGAACGTGACGGCTTTAATCATTTATATTTATTTGATTTACAAGGAAAGCAGCTTAAACAATTAACCCAAGGTGATTGGGCGGTTGACGCGCTTGAATTTGTCGATGAAGCGACAGGCTGGGTGTACTTTAGTGGTCGTAAAGACAGTGTGGTTGAGCGTCATTTGTATCGAGTCAATCTTAATAAAGGCAAGGACTCCATTGAGCGAATTAGTCAAGAATCAGGTATGCATGAAGCTGTTTTTGCTGATAAAAAGCCAGTTTATTTGGACTACTTTAGTAGTTTACAACAGCCACCACAAATCAGTTTACACAATGAAAGTGGTCAATTATTGGCGTGGGTTGAGCAGAATGAAATTAATGCGGAACATCCGTTATATGACCTTGCTGGTTTATGGCAGATGCCAGAGTTTGGTCAATTAAGCGCTGAAGATGGCCAGCCTTTAATGTATCGTTTGTTTAAACCGATTCCTTTTGATGCAGCTAAACAATATCCGGTAGTGGTGCGTGTATACGGCGGGCCTCATGCACAATTAGTGGTCAATAGTTGGAGCGAGTCAGATTATTTTACTCAGTATTTATTGCAGCAAGGCTATGCTGTATTCCAGTTAGACAACCGTGGTTCGGCCCATCGTGGTACTCAATTTGAACATGTGATTTATCAGAACATGGGTGATGCTGAGGTCAACGATCAAAAAGTAGGTGTTGATTACTTGCGTAGTTTGCCATTTATTGATGGTGACAACATCGCTATTTATGGCCACAGTTATGGCGGTTACATGGCGTTGATGAGCCAGTTTAAAGCTCCTGATTATTTTAAAGCGGCAATATCAGGTGCACCAGTTACTGATTGGCGTTTATATGATACTCATTATACTGAACGTTATATGGGCAACCCTGAAACCAATAAAAAAGGTTATGATGCCAGCAGCATTCTACCTTATGTGAAAAATTATCAGTCAGGCTTATTGATGTATCACGGTATGGCGGATGATAACGTATTGTTTGAAAATAGCACTCGTGTATATAAAGCACTTCAAGATGAGGGGAAATTATTTCAAATGATGGATTATCCAGGATCTAAGCATTCAATGCGTGGCGAGAAAGTGCGCAATCATTTATATAAAACATTGGCAGCATTTTTAGACCAACAGCTAAAATAATCGCTTAGTAAGATTTCAGAATTAGATATCTTAGTTAGATTTCTTCGTTAAAGAAAAAGACAATAAAAAACCAGGTGATTAACCTGGTTTTTTTATTGCGATTAACGTTAGAAGATTACGCTTCTAAGTCACCACAAAAACGATAGCCTTCGCCGTGGATAGTCGCGATGATTTCTGGCGTATCTGGCAAGCTTTCAAAATGCTTACGGATACGACGGATAGTTACGTCAACAGTACGGTCATGAGGCTTTAATTCACGGCCAGTCATTTTTAATAATAAATCAGCACGAGTTAAAATCTTGCCTGGGTTTTCTACAAAGTGAAGCATCGCACGGAATTCACTGCGTGGTAGCTTATAAGACTCACCTAGTGGGTTAACCAAAGAACGACTGTTGATTTCTAAGCTCCAGCCGTTAAAACGATAAAACTCAACAGAACCTTTTTCTTCAGTTTCTGCAGCAGCATTATTCACGCGAGTTAATAAGTTACGAGCTCGGATGGTTAATTCACGAGGGTTGAATGGCTTAGTGATGTAGTCATCAGCACCAATTTCAAGGCCTAGGATTTTATCAACTTCGTTGTCACGACCCGTTAAGAAAATAAGTCCGATGTTATTAATTTCACGAAGTTCACGTGCTAATAATAAACCGTTTTTACCTGGCAAGTTAATATCCATTACAACAAGGTTAATCTTATTGTCTTGCATGGCTTTATGCATTTCTGCACCGTCGTTAGCTTCGGTGACAACATAGCCTTCAGCTTCAAAAATACTGCGTAATGTATTACGAGTTACTGCTTCATCTTCAACAATTAAAATATGCGGATTTTGCATGATATATACCTAATTTTATAAAATTTGATTCTAGCGATTCGTTGCTAGTAAGTTGTAATAGCGCATTATTTTTACGCGAATATTCCAGTATTTTTTGGTGTTTATCTATGTCTGCCCTGAATTAAACACTCTTATAAACTCGTATGCTGTAACGCAAAATGTGGGTTACTGAGTTGTCTCGCGTCGATTAAGTCTCATTACGCCAATGCAATATGCGCGTTAATGCCTAATGAGTTAAATTTTTTGCCACCAGGCTAACTACTATGAATACGATTTAAGAAGATAGTTCCATTTGTTACAAACTTATTTAACCTTATTCATGTTTATCAAATGTAGAACATAAATCGTTCAGGTGTAAATTAAGCGTATACAAATGTGAAATACTACACTTCTATGAAACTTTACTACAGTCTCCATAAAACGCTGTCTGCTGCCTTTTTACTATCAATGTTATTGACTTAGTCATAGTGATTTAATAGTAAGTGATGTTTATTGTACTCGTTTTAGGCATTTGTTAACAAATTAAATGTTAAATAATTAATATAATTGTCGAGTATATGAAAGATTAATACAGTTAAGTAGCTAATAATCATACTATTTTAAGTTCAATACTTGTGACTGATATCACAAGCCTTTGAGATTTTATTACCTTCTGTTAAACTGTTTTCGGCCTAATTGACGAAATTTTATTATGAAAAATGTTATCGATGCATTGTGGAATGAGTACCAAAGTAGTCATTTTTTACTTACTCAACGCCTTTCTCATGATCTCCCGTTTGCTATTGTTACCGCCCATAATCCTCACGGTTTATTACTTTCTCCCAGTCAGAATCGTTTACTCGATCGTCAGCTTCAATCTAAAATCCAACAATATAAATGCCTTTACCGATCCCTAATTGGAGCAGCTCCAGACTTGTCGCATATGGAAAAGAGCTGGGCGATTTTTATTGATAAAGAACAAGCGCTTGAGCTGGGCCGTGAGTTTAATCAACATGCTATTTATTATGTCAACAAAGGCTTGCTGTCTTTAGTTGCTTGTGTTGATTCGATTAAAGAGGAAGTGGATATGGGGGCATTTAACCATCGCTTACGTTTAGTCAGTGAATTCCCAGATACTTAGTGTTCATAATACCGTTATAGGGTTAGTTTAAGGGATGATTTGTTCAATTACCCTTATTGTCTCATTATTTGGTTGGTTACACGTAATATTGTATTGGTATTTTGTTGTTTTTAAGTTTTTTACGATTGATTAGGTGGTTTTTTCTTTATTACGAACAATGCTACATCCTCAATAAAGGGTTAAACATTGTAGGTATGAATGCCGTATTAGAAGGTGAATAAAAGTAAACTAGTATTCTTTTACTGCGTTTGTTGATTGACTTGTTAGTGCATTTGTTGCTATTTTCAACTCCCTCCTTCGGGAGGAACAGAAGAGGAGCGTTAGCTAGGTAGTAAGTGAGAGGATGCCAGTCCGATGACAACTTATGATGGAGATTAACGCCGAGGTATCGGTTTGTTTGGTAAACACTGATATCGGTCGTATAGGCTGAATCCTAACGATTGTCACCTATTTTTTTGGTGGAGAGCTTCTGGTGATGATTGCTGTTTCCCTTCTATAAGGGTGCGTTATCTTAGCACCAGGCTCTTCGAACGTAGTATGTTCGGAGCGTATATCATGTTAGTAAATCACATCTTATTTTTTAGCCTTTCGCACACTGCGGAGGTATCAGTATGAGCCTTCTTCAATCTGAAATTGACACTCCTGAATTAGTCGTTGCTAAATTTGGCGGCACGTCAGTTGCTGATTATGCCTCTATGAGCCGTTGTGCAGATATTGTGTTGTCTAATCAAGCCACCCGTCTTGTGGTAGTTAGCGCTTCTAGTGGTGTCACCAATTTATTGGTTGAATTGACCCAAGCTAACGTTAATGACGAGCGCCGCTTAGTTCTACTTAAGCAAATCGCACAAATTCAATATGCAATATTAGATGAACTAGGTCGTCCACAGGATGTGGCTGCCATTATTGATAACATACTGAGCCAGATGTCGGTACTCAGTGAATCGTTAGAACTGAATCGCAGTAAAGCGGTTATGGACGAATTGTTGTCTACCGGGGAGCAATGTTCATCGATTTTATTTTCTGCTGTTATTCGCGAAAAAGGTACTGCGTCAGATCATTTTGATGTTCGCCAAGTATTGCGTACCGATAGCCACTTTGGTCGTGCTGAACCACAGATTGAAGTGATAGCCACACTTACTCACGAATTTTTACAGCCATTACTTTCGCATTATGTCATCGTCACTCAGGGTTTTGTTGGTGCCGATGAAGAGGGATTGACGACGACATTAGGCCGTGGTGGTAGTGATTATTCAGCTGCTTTACTTGCTGAAGCTCTTCGGGCTACTGCAGTTGAAATTTGGACCGATGTTGCAGGTATTTATACCACGGATCCACGACTTGCCCCTAATGCCCGCCCGATTGCTGAAATCAGCTTTAATGAAGCTGCTGAGATGGCTACCTTTGGCGCTAAAGTATTGCATCCCGCGACCATTTTACCGGCAGTAAGACAAAAAATTCAGGTGTTTGTAGGTTCAAGTAAAGCACCTGAAATGGGCGGTACTTGGATCCGTCATCAAGTTGAAGATACCCCAGTATTTAGAGCGGTGGCATTGCGCCGTGATCAAACTTTACTTAATTTACATAGTTTGCAAATGCTACATGCTCAGGGCTTTTTGGCTGAAACATTCGCGACCTTAGCGCGACACAAAATATCAGTCGATTTAATCACTACCTCGGAAGTTAACGTATCACTTACCTTAGATAAAACTGGCTCTGATTCAAGTGGTCAGGGTTTATTGAGTGAGTCCTTGTTACAAGAATTATCGCAGCATTGTCGGGTCAGAGTCGAAGAGAATTTAGCCCTAATTGCTATTATTGGTAATCGTATCGCATCCACGGCTGGCATTTGTAGCAGGGTGTTTAACGTACTTGAAAACCATAATGTGCGGATGATTTGCCAAGGCGCCAGCCCACATAATTTATGTGTATTGGTGGCTGAGTCCGAAGCTGCGCAAGTGGTTAATGCCTTGCACCAAAACTTGTTTGAGTAATCATATGATTAAAGTAACACAATCGTCACTACGGGTTGGAGAGCTGGCAACAGGGCAAGCGTTGACGGTTCCGTTATATACATTCTCTGGAAGCGAGTCTTCAGCCCCAAGTGTTTATATTCAGGCCAATGTCCATGGTGCTGAAGTGCAAGGAAATGCAGTGATTTATCAACTGATGACTTTGTTAGAAAGTTATCAAGTATTAGGTGACATTGTTCTTGCACCGTTGGCCAATCCGTTGGGGATTAATCAAAAGAGTGGTGAGTTTACCTTAGGACGATTTGATCCTATTACAGGTGTGAATTGGAACCGAGAGTATTTTGATCACCAAGTTGATGTTAAAGCTTGGTATACAGAGCACCAACATTTAACCAATGATGAGTTGTTTCAGGCATATCGTTTGATGTTGATTGAGGCTTGTCAGGCGCGGTTGACTAATCCTTTTGGAATAACAACCGGTCATCGATTAGCGGTGAATTTACAGAGTATGGCGCACCAAGCTGATATCGTACTTGACCTCCATACCGGTCCTAAATCTTGCAAACATTTATACTGCCCTGAATATGATATTGATGCTGCTAGGCTTTTCTCAATTCCGTATACCTTGGTTATCCCCAATAGTTTTGGCGGTGCTATGGACGAAGCGATATTTTGCCCTTGGTGGCAGTTAACTGAATATGCAACGGGCCAGGGCCGTGAGTTTTTGGTACCTGTATCAGCGTTTACCTTAGAACTTGCCAGCCAAGAACGAATTGATTTGGCTGACGCGTTAGAGGATGCCAAAGGCATATTGGCTTATTTAAGCCATCGTGGTGTTATTGCTGAAAAAGTGAATCCAGCCAGTATGGAAAGGTTTGGCTGTTACTTGAAGGATTATAAGAAGTTTCATGCACCTAAAGCTGGCTTAATTGAATATTGTGCGAGTGTTGGAGAACCATTAAAAGCTGGCAAACCTTTAGTGAACATTTTGCGTATTGATTTGTATGGTACTGAACAGGCATACCAAGCCATTAGTTTACCTATGGATTGTTTGCCTATTTTACACTTTGCTTCTGCATCGGTGCATCAAGGTACAGAGTTGTATAAGGTGATGACTAATGTGTTTTCTTTACAGTCTAGTTGATTAACCGCTTTAGATAAGTAAAAACAAAAACGCCTGCAATTGCAGGCGTTTTTGTAGATGCGTAAATTGCAATTAACTGCCTAAAATTTGCAATGGAATGGTTAACATCTCATCACCGGATCCGGCAAAGTACCAAATAATACCGACTAAGCTTGCTACTGTTAGCAGATACCACACGGTTGAAAATATTTGGCCGTATCGATCCAGTGGTAGCAAATTACTTTGATGCCGCCCACGCCACTCAAATACAATCTCAAGACTGCCAATAAGCAATAAAAAGCCAAGTAGAGCAAGACCTAAGCTATAGCTTATCAACACACCGATAGCCGCACCTGCTATGCAAGCAATAAGACCAATAAGGCTGTTCATTGAAAAACTAATACTTTTTAAAATATGACCACCATCAAGAGGTAAGATAGGCAATAAATTAAATAGATTTAGCAGTGCATTAAAGCTGGCCAAACCAGCAAAAAATATATTTCCTGTTATCCAATAAAGTCCTAAAAAGATGACCGATAAAATCAGGCCGAATGTGGGTCCCATAATGGATATATACACATCTTGCCAGCGGGTATTGATGCGTTCATCGCTTAAGGCTAAGCCGCCAACAAATGGGATCAAATAAATCCCTTTGGTTTTCATGCCAAAATGTTTCATTGCTCTAATATGACCATATTCATGAAATACTAAGCAACCAATTAACGCCATAGCAAACTGGAATGAAAATAACCACGAATAGGCAGCAACGCTCGCAGCAGCAAATAGTACTTTTACCACTTTCGCGCTTTTAAGGAGTTTAAATCCTAGCGATGCTAGACCAATAACACTTATCTTTTGGTTTTTTACTATTGGCACTTCCGGTGTTTGCTTTTCTATGTCGCTGACGGTTCGCTGACCTTGGGCGACTTGTTCATCTTCTACCAACAAACAATAATCGAGTTGAAACGGTTGCCAATTAACATCAACTTCTAAGCGGATCGGAATTGCTTTACTGGATGAATCAACAATAGTCGATCCACCATCGCTATTGGTTTCACTCAGTGGTGCCGTTGATTGTAGAGCGAGTTCAAACGAGTGAATGTAAAACGCTTGAGCACTGGCATTAGCAGATTTTTGCGATACAAGTTGATTGTCCCAATAAAGTTGTTGCCAACCGGCAATAGAGCCTTCTAGGCGTAATCGTTTACCAAGACATTCAATATTTAGTAGTTCCATTAAGGATTCTCAGGATTTATGGACGGTGAGCTTGGGGCATTTTGCCAGAGCAACGTATGTTGCTCAATGGGTTCAACAATTATATTCATAAATTTTGACGTTAATCTGTGGCATTAACATGAATTAAATCATTATAAATGAATAATGAGTTGCTTAATTGAGGTTGGTAATGGTTAACACGCTGGGTATATGTTTGTTATCTACATTTTAATATTTTAAAATCATTTTTTAATACAGTTGTTCTAGCTCTGCAACGGTTGCGATACCTTGCTCTATGGTAGTAAAGATAATTTTTGCACTACAACAATGCCCTTGAAATTGACCGAATTGACGTACAATCGGCAACATTTGTAATACATTCATATTTTGATCAAGTTTTATTAACTGAGGTAATTCTGTCACATTGGCATCAATTGATGGATCTAATGGCGGATGCTTTTGGATGTGATAAACGTGACCAGT from Shewanella polaris includes:
- a CDS encoding DUF7281 domain-containing protein, encoding MASLTKSQLQVIARAAEQRLPRVSFNASWKKLYRLWDIGEPDGAEKYLYLTSNDYVLLRNMAQVDSGLDILALDFDVSRQQMSQLSANEKYANISPEADYVLIKLVPSVSQSLVTGLVADLVSVHHCSLRLKVDNALALCQQLNVANLVVVENLDSFDNFFDYVFATDLQAIINNCVVLYRGSHDHSPAGRKRFLHQLSSSAINIIGFTDLDPAGLMIANTLESCHSMLVPTLALESPEKLLAITQINSTADFHKQHKQWAYLNRLLFQSASTLSASQQSSSSSTIYCPQWLTLVHWLGRNNVSIKQQHMLANSLPLSLLNIRQ
- a CDS encoding dicarboxylate/amino acid:cation symporter, coding for MTKSLSARIFIGLFLGVLLGSLVQFALADNAFFGGTLVTFASGIGTMFVNMIMMLVVPLVFVSIVCGVCELQDLKSFGRLGGKTFGFYIINTMVAITAAFAVAMVFEPGKGVDMSSSGSLDITATELPDLMSLIVSIVPNNPFSAFTSGNMLQVIFMALLMGGVMKSMGASVEGAVKGFQTANKIMMRLISVVMSLAPYGVFALMFKLGATLEPEIFVSVVEYLVLILALLLIWIFIVYPYSVSLFTPISAKTFRDKTQEQILFSLSTASSNATIPVTMRTLTDKLGVSKAVAGFGVPLGATMNMGGVSIYITIAIFFVANAFGMPISNDQIPSLLFSVFLLSVGAGGVPGGGMVMIGVLIYQLGLPVEAFVIVAALDRIIDMVLTSCNVVGDTAVLTIVDQTEQAHQLNNKKSVTDNE
- a CDS encoding class 1 fructose-bisphosphatase, coding for MQTLAQTLSAQAVNASLTTLLLTLADTSKAISGAVRHGALAGVLGATEHENVQGETQKKLDVITNDMLKDALKADGHVRGLASEEEDYVVEVNAQGEYLVCFDPLDGSSNIDINSLVGTIFSVLPAPAGELNEQSFLQAGRKQVAAGYVLYGPSTMMALTTGKGTQFYTLDPDSQEFLLTDDNVQITPDTAEFAINMSNQRFWEAPMQTYIGDLLLGDIGPREQSFNMRWIAAMVGDVHRVLCRGGIFTYPTDNKNPNKPFKLRLMYEANPMALLVEQAGGKASTGYETILDIQPTAIHQRVAVILGSTNEVDTCLSYHGIDYSEEPSID
- a CDS encoding S9 family peptidase, producing the protein MTTTWKHHALAALSAVPLLFTSSTFSATATTHTGSIMNSSTTATLTAIKGNTMPLSIERIHASPALAGSSPRGLALSPDGKRVTYLSSRSDNQHFYDLWQMDIATGKRSMLINADQLEGGELSDEEKARRERQRIYGQGIMEYFWSEDSASILIPAAGKLYLYDVTNNEVAELATGDGFATDARLSPKGHFVSFVRDQNLYVLSLETKLVTALTTDGKGPIKNAMAEFVAQEEMDRMTGYWWAPDESVIAFTRIDETGVELVTRNEIYAEGIKLTEQRYPYAGKANVEIALGVVSLKSRDINWIDLGKQKDMYLPRVDWLPDSQHVSFQWQSRDQQTLDLRIASIANPKQAETVIEERSNAWVNLNKDLHFLKQQAAFIWGSERDGFNHLYLFDLQGKQLKQLTQGDWAVDALEFVDEATGWVYFSGRKDSVVERHLYRVNLNKGKDSIERISQESGMHEAVFADKKPVYLDYFSSLQQPPQISLHNESGQLLAWVEQNEINAEHPLYDLAGLWQMPEFGQLSAEDGQPLMYRLFKPIPFDAAKQYPVVVRVYGGPHAQLVVNSWSESDYFTQYLLQQGYAVFQLDNRGSAHRGTQFEHVIYQNMGDAEVNDQKVGVDYLRSLPFIDGDNIAIYGHSYGGYMALMSQFKAPDYFKAAISGAPVTDWRLYDTHYTERYMGNPETNKKGYDASSILPYVKNYQSGLLMYHGMADDNVLFENSTRVYKALQDEGKLFQMMDYPGSKHSMRGEKVRNHLYKTLAAFLDQQLK
- the arcA gene encoding two-component system response regulator ArcA; the protein is MQNPHILIVEDEAVTRNTLRSIFEAEGYVVTEANDGAEMHKAMQDNKINLVVMDINLPGKNGLLLARELREINNIGLIFLTGRDNEVDKILGLEIGADDYITKPFNPRELTIRARNLLTRVNNAAAETEEKGSVEFYRFNGWSLEINSRSLVNPLGESYKLPRSEFRAMLHFVENPGKILTRADLLLKMTGRELKPHDRTVDVTIRRIRKHFESLPDTPEIIATIHGEGYRFCGDLEA
- a CDS encoding DUF3293 domain-containing protein, yielding MKNVIDALWNEYQSSHFLLTQRLSHDLPFAIVTAHNPHGLLLSPSQNRLLDRQLQSKIQQYKCLYRSLIGAAPDLSHMEKSWAIFIDKEQALELGREFNQHAIYYVNKGLLSLVACVDSIKEEVDMGAFNHRLRLVSEFPDT
- the lysC gene encoding lysine-sensitive aspartokinase 3; translated protein: MSLLQSEIDTPELVVAKFGGTSVADYASMSRCADIVLSNQATRLVVVSASSGVTNLLVELTQANVNDERRLVLLKQIAQIQYAILDELGRPQDVAAIIDNILSQMSVLSESLELNRSKAVMDELLSTGEQCSSILFSAVIREKGTASDHFDVRQVLRTDSHFGRAEPQIEVIATLTHEFLQPLLSHYVIVTQGFVGADEEGLTTTLGRGGSDYSAALLAEALRATAVEIWTDVAGIYTTDPRLAPNARPIAEISFNEAAEMATFGAKVLHPATILPAVRQKIQVFVGSSKAPEMGGTWIRHQVEDTPVFRAVALRRDQTLLNLHSLQMLHAQGFLAETFATLARHKISVDLITTSEVNVSLTLDKTGSDSSGQGLLSESLLQELSQHCRVRVEENLALIAIIGNRIASTAGICSRVFNVLENHNVRMICQGASPHNLCVLVAESEAAQVVNALHQNLFE